The Numida meleagris isolate 19003 breed g44 Domestic line chromosome 17, NumMel1.0, whole genome shotgun sequence genomic interval TCTCCAAGAGACAGCTTTATAAGTAACGCTAGGCAGCTTTCACAAGTTAGAGGCAAGAGGTAACGTTAACAGTAATAACCAGCATGCATCAAGCAGAAGATGCCAAAGCACTTGGAAGAACCATTGCTTTGAATAGCATTTAACAGAGCATGagcttttcaaagcattttgtttttccaacaCACCAAAGCAAAGTGCTTTCACAGAACTACTTATTTCACGATGCAATTCTAGTTTTACTCTATGGTGGATTAAGTAAAGAAGATTTACCAAAAGAAACCGCTACCGCCTGCCCTGAAGGCAACTGCGGCAATGTCTCTCGGAACATAATGGAAAACGACAACGTGAGACAGCGACCGAAGCCAGAAGCACGACTATGCGAGAGGCTGCGGGCGGCACTCACCGAGCGGACAGCGCATCGCTGCGGGTCTTCAGGGCGTTGAACATGGCACGCTGGTTAGCGGGCACCCTCTCCGCGAAGGCCACCCAGTCGATGGCCTTGACGGCAGTTCTACGGGCCGCCATGCTGCCGGGCTGCTACGAGAGGAGAGCGGGTCACGGCGGGCAGAGCCCGACCCGACCTGACCCCACCGCCCCGCGGAGCCCACAAAACTCGGGTCTCATTCTGGACCCCCCCCAATTCCGTCTACCAAAGGGCGATGGAACCCAACCTCACCCCGTCCTTGTCCCACTCGGCCCCCGCCGCTCCCCACTCACCTTCACCGACCGCTACCACCGTCCCCCGGCGCTGCCGAACGATGTGCCGGAAGTCCGGTCCCCATCGGCCAATCAGAGAGCGGCACCGGCGGAAATGCGTCATGACGCTCAGCACACGGAAGTACTTCGCGCACCGGAAGCGGCGGCGGAATGGAGATGGCGGTGTGGGGGTGCTGAGTGCAGCCGTTATGGCGGAGCTGGCAGCGGCGGAGGGGCCGCCGCGGGGCCGTACACCTAGCCCGGGCCCTGGGGGGGTGCCGGGGCCGCCCAGTCCCCGCTCGGCTGCGCCGGGGTTCTCCGGCACTACGCTGAGCCCGGGTCCCGCCGGTGCGGCCCGGCCGCCCTCCGCCTCGAAATGGGTGCGGCTGAACGTGGGTGGAACGTACTTCGTGAGCACCCGACAGACGCTGTGTCGGGAACCCAAGTCCTTCTTGTGCCGCCTGTGCTGCCAGGACGGGCCCGAGCTCGGCTCCGACAAGGTGAGGCCGCGGCAGGGACTTCCCGCTCCCACCGGGCCGGGGCAGAATCCGCGGGAGTCCCCAGTCCCCGCGCCGACGCGTCCAGAACGGGGCGCCAGCCCCGAGCTGCGCCTCCAGTGCTCCAGCCCCGGCCGCCTCTTCGCTCCCCAGGAGCACCCCAGCACCCTTCCACTGCTATTGTACGCACCAGGGAGACAAAATTCCCTAGAAAGAGAGATTTAAATGATGCATCGCCCCCAGGATCTAGTTTTTCATTGTATTCTGTGCTTAGAAAAGATCCCAGTACAAGAGCTTTACTGGATGCATAGCTTTGCAATTGCTGTAGGTTAGCATACAGGTTTTACAAGCAGTTACTGTTATTGCAGGGTTTCTATAGTATCTGCACAACgttttatatgtatttaatttgaaGTAAAATCCTGGTTATGACCACAGTAACGGTTACCAGTCTCAGCAAAGATAGGAGATGGCGTTTTGGaagatttcagtgtttcattGCTCTAGAGCAGACTGCTCAGCAGGATGTGCTTTGCTTTAAAGCGATGTAAGGAAGTGACGTGAAAAACTTCTCCGCAGGCTTTATCAGCCCTTCCAGACTGgttctgaaaatgcttttagttGTGGGTAACTCGATGGCATTGTTGTATGCCCAGCTGCTAGAGGCTGTTCGGAGACAGGGCTGGTACATTGCAATGGGCATTTTCAGTAGCCcaaagaaaagggggaaaaaaagtactttgaaTTATCACACGCTGTtaatcagaactgaaaatctAATTTTCCTTCAGAGTTTCTTAGTTAAACTagtctggaaaacaaatttaaacaGAACATGACTGCcagcttttgtattttattattgcagtgaagaaaaactgctAAGCCCTGCTTTTCTCCTCACTTATGCAAGCTTGGTTTGTGGAAGTACTTACTGGAAGACACCAGCCAGCATTATTGAGCTGCAGCATTTATAGCTGAgttcaaatactgaaaaaaacattggCTGAAGCATGGAGTCACAGATGCACTTTTTACAGGCAAAGGAATCCAGATTCtcaaagaaaagctgttctatgtgtaattttaaaatgaattttttttttccccagtaccATTTAACTATGCCTGCTTCATTTCTGTACACACTCAACAGGATGAGACAGGGGCGTATCTCATCGATAGAGATCCCACATATTTTGGTCCAATACTGAACTACCTCCGACATGGGAAGCTTATCATAAACAAGGAGCTCGCAGAAGAAGGTAAGAGAAACCTACAAGGGAAGAACTGCAAGCACTGTTTGACAGCACTTTTTGAACAACATCTCTTCTCCCTGAACAGACAGCAGTTCTGAACAAGCAAGGAGCTTTGGTGACCTTGCCACTACTGAGGCTGCATGAATGATATTAGAGATTGTACCATAGGGTTTCTTATAATCCCAGGGAAAGGGGAATAATCTTTCTTAAATGTTCTGTTAACGGCAAGAGGAGGCAGCAGCTAGttggttgttttcttccagCCTGGGAGCATGAGGTCGGTGGCAAAGTCTGTTTAGCATCCAGGGATTTTCTTACATGTGGGAAAGATTTGGAGTCAGTAGCAGGTATTGCACTCTTGTAGCTGAATCATCTTCGTTCTGCTCTTTACAAAGTAACAGTTTGTCTGTGCTTTTGGTTCCTTCCTTAGGGGTACTGGAAGAAGCTGAGTTTTACAATATTGCATCACTTGTGCGGCTGGTGAAGGAGCGGATACGGGATAATGAGAACAGAACCTCTCAAGTAATGCACATGAAAATTTGCACACTGAAGTCAGTCATTTTCTGTAGCATAGTAGAAGGACATGTGGCTGTAGGTGCTTCCAGTAGaagttctttgttttatttgtttttaactgtgaCAGTCAGTGTTTTTAGGTAGAGCTAAGACACAACTAGGAAAGATGATCCATTATGGTTTCACAAGGCCACTAAGTCATCTTGTTAATACTGTAGGGAAAGACAATGAACAATTAAAAGGGCTAGGAACAAAGATAGGGAAACAAAACATACTACTTTGGGAGGTAAGGAATagttcagctcttccttctctgaacCATATTCTGCCCTTTATATTAGTCTCTGCTGATGAACTGATATCAGCATCCCGGTACATTCAATTTCAGgagagaaacatttaaaaaaaaaaaaaaacaaaaaaaaacagtaaaaggcTTTGAAAGCCAATGAAGTGTTGCTTTCACTGGCACATAGGCACCTGGaaggcttttaaaaagcatgctAACTCCATGTAGCAGTTTTAGAATCAGTTGGATAGTCACAAGAATGAGACCTCAGGAAGCACACTGTGGCTCAAACTTCCTCAAACAGCAAGCAGACAGAGCAGGAGGCCCTGTAAAAGGCTAATTAGTTTCCTAGCTTGATACTGGTACAACAATTGCtaaacttctgtttgtttttattctccatGCTTTAGGGGCCTGTGAAGCATGTATACAGAGTCCTGCAGTGCCAAGAGGAAGAGCTCACACAGATGGTGTCCACTATGTCTGATGGGTGGAAATTTGAACAGGTACCAATAAAATGTCTAAAATGAGCAGCTGCCTCTTTTTACAGAATAACTGGCAAGGAAATGCAGTTCTATCCAGGAGAATTGA includes:
- the KCTD2 gene encoding BTB/POZ domain-containing protein KCTD2, which gives rise to MCRKSGPHRPIRERHRRKCVMTLSTRKYFAHRKRRRNGDGGVGVLSAAVMAELAAAEGPPRGRTPSPGPGGVPGPPSPRSAAPGFSGTTLSPGPAGAARPPSASKWVRLNVGGTYFVSTRQTLCREPKSFLCRLCCQDGPELGSDKDETGAYLIDRDPTYFGPILNYLRHGKLIINKELAEEGVLEEAEFYNIASLVRLVKERIRDNENRTSQGPVKHVYRVLQCQEEELTQMVSTMSDGWKFEQLISIGSSYNYGNEDQAEFLCVVSRELNNSTNGIVKEPSEKAKILQERGSRM